The sequence below is a genomic window from Lolium perenne isolate Kyuss_39 chromosome 4, Kyuss_2.0, whole genome shotgun sequence.
CTAATAGACTAGTCTATTAGCATCCTCTCACCTCCACAATTCCATGGCTACTCTAAGTGAGTTTGGGTTTCTATCGCtcccgcaaccccacaattagtagccaaatacatgatgcattccaaatgtactcacggctttgtccctggctattaacttggccagactatgaggaggagtaTGAAGACGACGGAGTTTACCAAgacgactatgcgacctaggacAATCTCCCAGTCAGCTGCCTGTAGGTCTAAGGCATAACTTGAGCCCGACGCTGTTGATGTGTATCTGCTGCACCTGTGTGATGAACTTGCCCGAAGTGGTCTTTATATAAGAATGGTCATGTGACCGTTTATTGTAAGACTTATTTGTTCGGTactttgtaatggatgatgtaactctagatattcagttcggttatgtgctcacagCACACTGATCATGGATCGTAAGTtgaatgcataacagggtatttcgggtatttcggacagctagtccggggtccccacacttACGAGCAAAAGCACAGTATAGGCCAACCTCTAGAGGTAGCAAATGTTTGGGATTGATTAATCAGGGTCACCAATCATTACATACAGGCCCTTAGAGAAGTTTAAGTTTTACCACCACCAAAATACAACTAATTGGCACCTAACAGGAGAGTGCCACCTGAAGTCCAGATCCTCTCATCATCCACTTCCGACAGAGATGTCCAGTGCCATGGAAACTTAGAGGTTACAAATATTACAGAGCCTATATATACTAATAATAAGGCTTGCATCCATCAGAAAGAGGCTGCAAAGCAGCATATGGTACGGAAGGATCCTGTGTAACGCAAGGGACGCGTGGTACGGTCCACAGGGTATACTCTCACTGGCTTCATTCCATTGCTGGGTGTTCTTTTAGTCTTAACCTGgacaatggtgatgtgcacatcaTTCTTGGGTGGTGAATGTCCACCTAGCATAGACAAAGATATTACAATATTATAGCTGACAACTAATCACAACCATGCatgcatgagagagagagagagagagagagagagagctattCACCTTGCACCACGTAAAAAAAAATAGCACCAGATTCCACATCTTTGCCAGCATAATCCAAGCACATGTCATAATTCACACCCTCTACGAGCCATGAGAATCGTAGAAAGATCGGCTGGCTGAGATACACAGAATGATCTTTATGAAGTAGTTGATGAGCAGCAAGCCCTCCATCTCTGCATGTGtagataaaaccatccacaaataCACATCTACCATTTAAGAAACAGTCTGGGCTAGTCCTTGGCAGTTTGTCTTTGAATGCGGCCCAAGGCATGACGACGCGCCATCGTTTTGCACCCAGGTCAAACAAAAGGCACGAACCTGTGACAGCATCCCAAAGTAGAAAGGAATGATCAGTCACTTGTACATATCCAAATATCACAACCTTCCTGCGGAGAACATGCGACTGATCTGTCTTGCAAGGCAACCACGTGGTGGATCCACCATCTGTCGACTCTTTCTGGTGGAAAACTTCCAGACTATCAGTAACACCAATGGTCTCTCCACCAACTCTGATAACCATAACGAAAGGATCAGTCTTAGGCCACCGTACAGGTAGCTTGATACTCGGCACGGGCTTGTTCAGAGTAAACTCAAACATAACATCTCTTGTGCACGAGACTGCGTGTATTTTTGAGCCACTATGAATAAAGTGCCAATAGTCATCACCACCATCTGGAGCATAACACGGTTCAAGAGGCATGGCACTGGGTTGTTCTAACAGTAAACTCTCATCCATAACACCTGTCGGGTAGATCACTGGTTGCGAGCCAATTTTGCAAACGATAAACAGTCTTTTCTTGATAGTTGCTGTAGCAGGGTTCAGAGGGGCAACATTACAACTTGAAAAACTGACTTGGCGTTGCATTGAAGCAGGGTCAACCGGCATGCTGCTAGTCGGTCCCCAGggtggcattgccgaggagcgctCCTGTGGCGGGAAAGAGCATTCACGGGCAATGTGACCATCGCTGCCGCACAGAAAGCACATCCGTGGGTCTTCCCGTGTGAAATACTGTCTACATGGAAGAAAGAAAACATGTCATGCGCTCACCAAGAGGAGTTTGGTTAGATGTAAGCTAGGTTAAACATGAAGCTAAATTCGGATCAAGCAAGACACCGCTAGAAAGTGCCTGCAAAAATACTGATCTTTTGAGACACTTTTGGATAGTGCCCCCAAAAATCAGTCCATATATAACATAATAAACAGTGCACAACAGTTCAAAAGCAGTTATAATAATCAGTTTACAGTGCATAACAGTGCAACACTggccataataatcaattgacagTGCATAGCAGTGCAAAAACAAGTCATAATAAACCACTGCTAACTATACTTCCGAACTGCCAGCAACAGGGTCTTCAACCCAAATAAGCTCCATAAAAAAAATCCTAAGAAGTAGAATACTGAACCAAAAGGGCATTTTCTGCTTTAGAAATGGACAACTTGCGAAAGTGACCCACTCAATGAATGGGACTGGTCTGAATTAAATATGCAGAAGCAAAATGCTAGCGGCAGTTAAATTGTAGAGCAGTTAGACATGTTGATCAACACCCAAGTAAACAATACGGCAAACGTAACATGCATTTGAAGGCTTAAAGGTCTGTTTCTAGTAAATCAAGGATTCAGCACCTGTGCTGCTGCCACAACTAGATGTACATAGATAGGGGTACAAAAAAATATAGACGGTGCACAGAGAGGGGATCAAAGATGAAGCTAGCAAAATTCAGATGAATCAAGACCTGCAACATTCAAGCATCTTGGAGGGGCGGTCGATGTCCTGGGAACTGGTTAGATCCTCCTGCCCTTGATCGTGTTGGAGCAGCACCACCGGAGAGTCCTTGTCCTCATAATCCCTGGTTGATGGATGATTAGTTGACAGACAGAAATATAGTATAAGTAAGGCAAGGCGACCAAAAAGTTAGCTAGCTAGAGAAAATGCTTACAGTAGAAAGCAGAATTCCTGTTGTCTTGGCCTGGGCACCATGTCTACCCGGCGGAAAGAGGAATGCAGCACCTCTATTCCTCCCTGAGACGGGTGGCGGAGGCGGAAGGTGGTGACGATGGCATGTAGGTTGCCACAGTGGCATGGTGGACCTGAACCGAGGCTGATCCAGACGGAGCACATGAGGCGGTCGGGGTCGAGACGGGTGAGGAAGCCGTAGCCTTGGCAGGAATTGAAAGGACAGACGGAATCGATTGTGATGGGCGGGTCCAGCTGCCCGAGCTGCTGCCTCCCCTGATCATCCTGGTAGAAGGTGAGATTGTAGGCGTAGATGGTGTTGTGGCGGATCATGTAGACGGCCTTGTCTTGCTCGATGTACACGCCCCGACCGAGGATAGGGACGTAGTCTGGCGACCTTGTCGCGTCTGTGGGCACCCGGGTCCAGTCGCCGGAGTCGGGGgcaaaggtgaagaagaggccgcCTTGGTTGAAGGAGACGAGGATCAGCGCAGCGTCTGGGAGCACGGCATAGCCCTGGAGGAACCAGCTGCCCCACAGTGAGAACTGGCCGTGCACGTATGGGGTCGTGATGGTGTGGCCGACCTGCTGCCATCCGTCCCCGGGGACGAGCCGTCGCATGAGCACGCTGAAATTGGGTCCTTTCTCGATGGCAGACAGAGCCCACAAGTGGTCGCCGACGTAAATGGGTATGCTACGACTGGCCGCTTCAACCTCCGGCAGATCCAGCTCCAACGGGAACCTCCTCCCTTCAGTCGCCGGCTCCTCGGTGTTGGTATGCGGCTGCAAAGTCAGCTGCAGGGCCCGGGGCTTCTCATTGTAGGCCCCGTGCAGAACGCAGAGCGAGCGGCCGTCGGGAGCCAGGGCGGCGCAGGTGCTGAAACAACACCCAGTCGGCAACGGGATGTCGATGTCGCGGAAGGACTCGAGCGCGTCGTCGCTCCGGCCGAATATCAGCCCGGATCGTGCAACGCGGAGGCGTTTCAGCCGTAGGACGGCGCCCTCCATGATCCCGACGAGCAGGGACCAGGTGGGGCTCTGGTCGGCGCCGGCGGGCATGCAGTGGTAGTCCCTCCCGGGGGCGACGCGGGGGGTCCGGGGCGAGCGGTATCTATGCCGGTAGCACGCGCAATCGCGCACGATGCAGAGCGAGTACCGCGcccccgcctcctcctccttctccttctcctcctccgacGTCATCAGCCActtctcctccgccgccgccattgtcgacctagggttagggatttgcTCTTTCCTTCTTTCTTTCGGATCCGATTTGGCACACTGGAGGAGCTGGAACCAGTCAACTTGCGTTACGTCATGGACCTGGAACCAGTCGAAATTTGCTCAAATATAATTTttaaaaaaagttcaaaaaataaaTGTGTTCACACTTTTTTATgaaaataaaaatatttatgtttAAAATAAATTCAgaaattttgaaaaaataaaaaatcaatcagaaaaagaaaaggtataaaaaggaaaaaaaacaaaaaaacaaagaaaactgTAAGAAAACTAACCAAAATCGGAGAAccgaaaaaacaaaagaaaacaaaaaccGCGCGTAAATAGAGAAAAAAACCCGTGCTAATGGGCTGCAACCCAAGTCGGCCCGTTAGCGGGCAGGCCGTATTTCCTGCCGCTAACGAGCGATGTATAGGATTTGCCACCAGAAAAAGCATCCTATATCTTTTTTAGAATGTAAAATTTGGATAGGACCTTCTCAAAATCGACCAAGAAAGATATCCCATCAATTAATTCAGATATTAAGCAATATCAAAATAATAGGAACTAGGTTGATAAACATACTCCACACTTGACAACATTATTGAAGCATTTACAACATcttccatccatgaggcactgagAGAACCATTCTAGCAATTAAAGAAGGACCCTGGAGGTATTTAATTTACTTAGTCGAATGTTCGAAATGAAAGAATGGCTATTTCCTTGCTGGAACATAATGACAACCGCAAGAATTCGGAATAAGACATACACGTGTCCAGGTTCCGGTGCATCCCTTGCCGTTTCCCCATCGAACTGAAGTTCGGTAAAACACATCTCAAGTTGATTATTATGGAAATGtgctgtgggtatactttatgggtatatcaacgacgtgttctagatccggcaagctcggatggcccatagatggtgatggtggcgtaTGACCCATCgagcggcccagttgttgttgatagaagatggatgaagtccagcccgggAATAGGAGCCGGATCTGAACCAACCTTgcaggaagtcggatccgtgacgGCCCATGAAGTATTCGGATCCAATACGACGCATAATgggaggtggatccttgacgtgcacggcaatgtaatattctc
It includes:
- the LOC127295789 gene encoding uncharacterized protein produces the protein MAAAEEKWLMTSEEEKEKEEEAGARYSLCIVRDCACYRHRYRSPRTPRVAPGRDYHCMPAGADQSPTWSLLVGIMEGAVLRLKRLRVARSGLIFGRSDDALESFRDIDIPLPTGCCFSTCAALAPDGRSLCVLHGAYNEKPRALQLTLQPHTNTEEPATEGRRFPLELDLPEVEAASRSIPIYVGDHLWALSAIEKGPNFSVLMRRLVPGDGWQQVGHTITTPYVHGQFSLWGSWFLQGYAVLPDAALILVSFNQGGLFFTFAPDSGDWTRVPTDATRSPDYVPILGRGVYIEQDKAVYMIRHNTIYAYNLTFYQDDQGRQQLGQLDPPITIDSVCPFNSCQGYGFLTRLDPDRLMCSVWISLGSGPPCHCGNLHAIVTTFRLRHPSQGGIEVLHSSFRRVDMVPRPRQQEFCFLLDYEDKDSPVVLLQHDQGQEDLTSSQDIDRPSKMLECCRQYFTREDPRMCFLCGSDGHIARECSFPPQERSSAMPPWGPTSSMPVDPASMQRQVSFSSCNVAPLNPATATIKKRLFIVCKIGSQPVIYPTGVMDESLLLEQPSAMPLEPCYAPDGGDDYWHFIHSGSKIHAVSCTRDVMFEFTLNKPVPSIKLPVRWPKTDPFVMVIRVGGETIGVTDSLEVFHQKESTDGGSTTWLPCKTDQSHVLRRKVVIFGYVQVTDHSFLLWDAVTGSCLLFDLGAKRWRVVMPWAAFKDKLPRTSPDCFLNGRCVFVDGFIYTCRDGGLAAHQLLHKDHSVYLSQPIFLRFSWLVEGVNYDMCLDYAGKDVESGAIFFYVVQGGHSPPKNDVHITIVQVKTKRTPSNGMKPVRVYPVDRTTRPLRYTGSFRTICCFAASF